Proteins from a single region of Tachysurus vachellii isolate PV-2020 chromosome 15, HZAU_Pvac_v1, whole genome shotgun sequence:
- the scn3b gene encoding sodium channel subunit beta-3 isoform X2 produces the protein MTTQTTFLWHFLFLLIFAVWECRAVCVDAISDTEAVLGRTMKLTCVSCMKREEITAQTKVYWYYRPDRDAVRQDIYLYDGIGQDMEGPWKGRLLWHGSKDLQDVSISIVNVTLNDSGLYECVVHRQFSFNSYTPSMEKTVEIELVVREQASEDLTALYSEIMMYVLLVFLTLWLLVEMIYCYRKISKSDEQAQDSPF, from the exons ATGACAACTCAAACGACGTTTCTGTGGCATTTTCTCTTCCTGCTCATATTTGCTG TGTGGGAATGCAGAGCGGTGTGTGTGGATGCAATTTCAGACACAGAGGCAGTGCTGGGGCGAACCATGAAGCTCACCTGCGTCTCATGTATGAAAAGAGAGGAGATCACTGCTCAGACTAAGGTGTACTGGTATTACAGACCTGACCGGGATGCTGTTCGCCAGGAT ATCTACCTATATGATGGCATAGGGCAGGACATGGAGGGGCCATGGAAGGGTCGTCTGTTATGGCATGGCAGCAAAGACCTGCAGGATGTCTCCATTAGCATTGTCAATGTCACGCTGAACGACAGCGGCCTGTACGAGTGTGTGGTGCACCGCCAATTTTCCTTCAACTCGTATACCCCTTCCATGGAGAAGACTGTTGAGATTGAGCTGGTGGTGCGAGAGCAAG CAAGTGAAGATCTTACAGCACTGTACTCAGAGATCATGATGTATGTTCTACTGGTGTTCCTCACCCTCTGGCTGCTGGTTGAGATGATCTACTGCTACAGGAAGATCTCCAAATCAGACGAGCAAGCGCAAGATAGTCC GTTCTGA
- the scn3b gene encoding sodium channel subunit beta-3 isoform X1, giving the protein MTTQTTFLWHFLFLLIFAVWECRAVCVDAISDTEAVLGRTMKLTCVSCMKREEITAQTKVYWYYRPDRDAVRQDIYLYDGIGQDMEGPWKGRLLWHGSKDLQDVSISIVNVTLNDSGLYECVVHRQFSFNSYTPSMEKTVEIELVVREQASEDLTALYSEIMMYVLLVFLTLWLLVEMIYCYRKISKSDEQAQDSPTDYLAIPSENKENPPGPAVTE; this is encoded by the exons ATGACAACTCAAACGACGTTTCTGTGGCATTTTCTCTTCCTGCTCATATTTGCTG TGTGGGAATGCAGAGCGGTGTGTGTGGATGCAATTTCAGACACAGAGGCAGTGCTGGGGCGAACCATGAAGCTCACCTGCGTCTCATGTATGAAAAGAGAGGAGATCACTGCTCAGACTAAGGTGTACTGGTATTACAGACCTGACCGGGATGCTGTTCGCCAGGAT ATCTACCTATATGATGGCATAGGGCAGGACATGGAGGGGCCATGGAAGGGTCGTCTGTTATGGCATGGCAGCAAAGACCTGCAGGATGTCTCCATTAGCATTGTCAATGTCACGCTGAACGACAGCGGCCTGTACGAGTGTGTGGTGCACCGCCAATTTTCCTTCAACTCGTATACCCCTTCCATGGAGAAGACTGTTGAGATTGAGCTGGTGGTGCGAGAGCAAG CAAGTGAAGATCTTACAGCACTGTACTCAGAGATCATGATGTATGTTCTACTGGTGTTCCTCACCCTCTGGCTGCTGGTTGAGATGATCTACTGCTACAGGAAGATCTCCAAATCAGACGAGCAAGCGCAAGATAGTCC GACAGACTACCTAGCCATTCCCTCTGAAAATAAAGAGAACCCGCCGGGTCCTGCAGTAACGGAATAA
- the LOC132857803 gene encoding uncharacterized protein CXorf65-like yields MFITVLHGDNQRSLFNTQCKTVVLLDWIKVKCGCEHEAEIDLANLNGQVMNLPHQQSAVASDVLGQREEYILISISRTSNPSNPVHTSLLHNYDLPDPQCQESKTEQETCASAETGRLRKFTSSLSTESQPRPYKQIRFSSASTFQADPV; encoded by the exons ATGTTTATTACAGTGCTTCATGGTG ACAATCAAAGAAGTCTTTTCAACACTCAGTGTAAAACAGTAGTCCTTTTGGACTGGATCAAAGTCAAGTGTGGATGTGAACATGAAG CTGAGATAGACTTGGCAAATTTGAATGGGCAGGTGATGAATCTGCCTCATCAACAATCTGCAGTTGCTTCAGATGTTCTGGGACAGAGGGAGGAATACATTCTCATCAGCATAAGTC GGACCAGTAATCCTTCAAACCCAGTACACACTTCATTGCTTCATAACTATGACCTGCCTGATCCTCAGTGCCAAG AATCAAAAACTGAACAGGAAACTTGTGCATCTGCAGAAACAGGCAGGTTGAGAAAGTTCACCTCATCACTATCCACTGAGA GTCAACCAAGACCCTACAAACAAATACGCTTCTCAAGTGCATCAACTTTTCAAGCAGACCCTGTGTAA